In the genome of Methanopyrus kandleri AV19, one region contains:
- a CDS encoding DNA-directed RNA polymerase subunit A' produces MEEPRVQDPPKYVKRILFGILPPDKIRKMSKVEVTSPETYDEDGYPIEGGVMDTRMGVIDPGLRCRTCGQPAGRCPGHFGHIELARPVLHPRYAERIKDVLRATCPECGRVKLPEDEIESYLREVREGIRPVKSVAAEVIDRAEKRESCPHCGAESRKITYQKPTTIMMDDERLWPVDIRAWLEKIPDEDVEILGFHPERARPEWAVLTVLPVPPVTMRPSIILETGERAEDDLTHKLVDIVRVNLRLKESLEAGAPEPIIEDQWDLLQYHVTTYIDNEIGGVPVARHRTGGKPLKGIVQRLKGKEGRFRQNLAGKRVNFSARSVITPDPELDPFTLGVPEAIAKELTVPERVTEWNIDRLRKLVLNGPNKHPGANYVVKRDGSRIRITDENKEKLAEDLEPGDVVERHLMDGDPVMFNRQPTLHIQSELGFRVRVMPGKTFRLPAACYMGVGFNADFDGDEMNLHVPQSEEARAEVRELMGCYVYHLWPPKNGHEDVRNSPIHEAIVGIHLLSRAWIPLREAYQLLEEVKKEGDWFEPTEVKLKPEAKYRRGFEEEIHELEFVCGQPREGEPLVTGRQLLSVFLPDWLDRVELENAVCPDDEEHGKVVIEKGRIVRGFLDEKTVHGIMTEIVHRYAAREVARGESYPWFKAAETTLRAMDKIGRLGLRFVTRYGFTLGIDEFEDIYERFRDEVERLCDEAAKKAKEIIERGERRLQELEEHETCNRSRIERGEMLERNIESEVMAILNQPRVETERLLKKHRDLFNPAYIMPESGARGSITNIARMALIGGQQAVMGERPHRAKHNTEHIMEKIVNYSYTDRVTPHFEKSLIPGVKEGGFVRSGFFEGLDMVEYFLHAMSGREGLIDKGFRTADSGYLHRRYVTTALDLIVDSGGRVRDSANNVIQLTYGEDGVDPAKKWGLNLDVEKALKVVKEVVLEEERRVRGGAG; encoded by the coding sequence ATGGAGGAACCTCGCGTTCAAGATCCACCCAAGTACGTGAAGCGCATCCTGTTCGGGATCCTACCGCCCGACAAGATCCGGAAGATGTCCAAGGTCGAGGTAACTAGCCCGGAGACGTACGACGAGGACGGGTACCCGATCGAAGGAGGCGTGATGGACACCAGGATGGGCGTCATCGACCCCGGACTCAGGTGTCGGACGTGCGGTCAGCCGGCCGGTCGCTGCCCTGGTCACTTCGGCCATATAGAGCTCGCCCGCCCGGTCCTGCACCCCAGGTACGCGGAGAGGATCAAGGACGTACTGCGGGCCACGTGCCCGGAGTGTGGGAGGGTCAAGCTACCGGAGGACGAGATCGAGAGTTACCTCCGGGAGGTCAGGGAAGGTATCAGGCCCGTCAAGTCGGTGGCGGCGGAGGTGATAGACCGGGCCGAGAAGCGTGAATCGTGCCCGCACTGCGGCGCCGAATCCAGGAAGATCACGTATCAGAAGCCCACGACGATTATGATGGACGACGAGCGGCTGTGGCCCGTGGACATACGCGCGTGGTTGGAGAAGATCCCCGACGAGGACGTCGAGATCCTGGGTTTCCACCCGGAACGGGCGAGGCCGGAGTGGGCTGTCCTGACGGTCCTGCCGGTGCCTCCCGTGACCATGAGACCCTCGATCATCCTGGAGACCGGCGAACGTGCCGAGGACGACCTGACGCACAAGCTCGTGGATATCGTCCGGGTGAACCTCAGGCTGAAGGAGTCGCTCGAGGCGGGTGCCCCCGAGCCGATCATCGAGGACCAGTGGGACCTGCTGCAGTACCACGTCACCACGTACATCGACAACGAGATCGGTGGAGTACCCGTCGCCAGGCACCGGACCGGCGGCAAGCCGCTGAAAGGTATCGTGCAGCGGTTGAAGGGTAAGGAAGGTCGGTTCAGGCAGAACCTGGCCGGTAAGCGTGTCAACTTCTCGGCCAGATCCGTCATCACACCCGATCCGGAGCTCGACCCGTTCACGTTGGGTGTCCCCGAGGCCATCGCCAAGGAGCTGACCGTTCCGGAGCGGGTCACCGAGTGGAACATCGACCGGCTCCGGAAGTTGGTACTCAACGGTCCGAACAAGCACCCGGGAGCCAACTACGTGGTCAAGCGGGACGGGAGCCGGATCAGGATCACCGACGAGAACAAGGAGAAGCTCGCGGAAGACCTGGAACCCGGCGACGTCGTCGAGCGCCATCTCATGGATGGAGACCCGGTGATGTTCAACCGACAGCCGACGCTACACATCCAGTCGGAGCTCGGCTTCCGCGTGAGGGTAATGCCCGGTAAGACGTTCAGACTGCCCGCGGCGTGTTATATGGGAGTGGGGTTCAACGCGGACTTCGACGGCGACGAGATGAACCTGCACGTGCCACAGTCCGAGGAGGCTCGAGCCGAGGTCAGGGAGTTGATGGGTTGTTACGTGTACCACCTGTGGCCGCCTAAGAACGGGCACGAGGACGTCCGTAACAGCCCCATCCACGAGGCGATCGTCGGTATCCACCTGCTGTCGAGGGCGTGGATACCGCTCCGAGAGGCCTACCAGCTCCTGGAGGAGGTGAAGAAGGAGGGTGACTGGTTCGAGCCCACGGAGGTGAAGCTGAAACCCGAGGCTAAGTACCGGCGTGGGTTCGAAGAGGAGATACACGAGCTCGAGTTCGTTTGCGGGCAACCCAGGGAGGGTGAGCCGCTCGTAACCGGCCGACAGCTGCTGAGCGTCTTCCTCCCGGACTGGCTGGACAGAGTGGAGCTGGAGAACGCGGTCTGTCCGGACGACGAGGAGCACGGTAAGGTGGTAATCGAGAAGGGACGCATCGTGCGGGGGTTCCTGGACGAGAAGACCGTCCACGGTATCATGACCGAGATCGTCCACCGCTACGCGGCCAGGGAGGTAGCGAGGGGCGAGTCGTACCCGTGGTTCAAGGCCGCCGAGACCACACTGAGGGCCATGGACAAGATCGGTCGACTCGGTCTCCGGTTCGTGACGAGGTACGGGTTCACGCTGGGTATAGACGAGTTCGAGGACATCTACGAGAGGTTCCGGGACGAGGTGGAGCGGCTGTGTGACGAGGCCGCTAAGAAGGCGAAGGAGATCATCGAGCGGGGCGAGCGGAGGCTCCAGGAGCTCGAGGAGCACGAGACCTGCAACCGGAGCCGGATCGAGCGCGGTGAGATGTTGGAGAGGAACATCGAGAGCGAGGTTATGGCCATCCTCAACCAGCCGCGAGTGGAGACCGAGAGACTGCTGAAGAAGCACCGTGACCTGTTCAACCCGGCGTACATCATGCCGGAGTCGGGTGCGCGTGGAAGTATCACCAACATCGCGAGGATGGCCCTGATCGGCGGTCAGCAGGCCGTGATGGGTGAGCGTCCACACCGGGCGAAGCACAACACGGAGCATATCATGGAGAAGATAGTGAACTACTCGTACACGGACCGCGTGACACCGCACTTCGAGAAGAGCCTCATCCCGGGTGTGAAGGAGGGAGGCTTTGTCCGCTCCGGCTTCTTCGAGGGGCTGGACATGGTCGAGTACTTCCTGCACGCGATGAGCGGTCGAGAGGGTCTCATCGACAAGGGCTTCAGAACGGCGGACTCGGGCTATCTACACCGACGCTACGTGACCACCGCCCTGGACCTGATCGTGGACTCCGGAGGGCGCGTGCGCGACAGCGCCAACAACGTCATCCAGCTGACGTACGGTGAAGACGGCGTAGATCCCGCCAAGAAGTGGGGCTTGAACCTGGACGTCGAGAAGGCGCTGAAGGTCGTGAAGGAAGTGGTGCTGGAGG
- the rpoB gene encoding DNA-directed RNA polymerase subunit B yields the protein MDKAVEHVLKGPEREEDRTPVYLNGRLIGYVEDPEEFVEKVRELRREGVLHPRVNAAYHEDLNEVHVNCDRGRVVRPLLVVEDGEVKLTEEHLEKLREGEISWKDLEEEGVIEFLDAEEEENALIAQSLEEFYSMPKEERKKYTHVELDPAAIFGTCCSCIPWPESNSAPRNTMGTNMTRQALGFYAANHPIRMESRGHLLYYPHRPLVKTRGTEAFDYDERPAGQNMIVAVLTYEGYNMEDAIIMNESAIERGLARSFFFKTFEDEARTYPGGMKDKFCIPEKEVRGYRSEDAYKHLGEDGLAEVGERVEGRDVIIGKTSPPRFLEEFRPEELPAEERRESSTAIRHTDSGIVDSVIITETSDGHKLVKVRIRDERVPELGDKFSSRHGQKGVIGMIVPEEDMPFTEDGITPDLILNPHALPSRETMAHILETLAGKAAALSGKRIDGSAFTSNPKEAYEEIKKMLRELGFEPTGKEVMYDGRTGQKLEAEVFIGVCLYRKLYHMVKDKYHARSRGPVQVLTRQPTEGRAREGGLRFGEMERDDLVAWGASLFLKERLLDESDKYEAYICPNCGELCYVHAATGKTICPICGEVRADRVEMSYAFKILLDELKSFCMDAVLEVGSLSEREEGEEE from the coding sequence GTGGATAAGGCCGTTGAGCATGTTCTCAAGGGTCCCGAACGCGAGGAAGATAGAACCCCGGTGTACCTGAACGGACGGCTGATCGGATACGTGGAGGACCCGGAGGAGTTCGTGGAGAAAGTCCGGGAGTTGCGACGGGAGGGCGTGCTGCATCCGAGGGTCAACGCCGCCTACCACGAGGACCTGAACGAGGTGCACGTGAACTGTGACCGTGGACGCGTGGTCCGTCCGCTACTGGTGGTGGAGGACGGCGAGGTCAAGCTCACGGAGGAGCACCTGGAGAAGCTCCGAGAAGGAGAGATCTCGTGGAAGGACCTGGAGGAAGAAGGCGTCATCGAGTTCCTGGACGCCGAAGAGGAGGAGAACGCGCTCATCGCCCAGTCCCTGGAGGAGTTCTACTCGATGCCTAAGGAGGAGCGGAAGAAGTACACACATGTGGAGCTGGACCCGGCGGCGATATTCGGAACGTGCTGCAGCTGCATCCCCTGGCCGGAGTCGAACTCGGCGCCGCGTAACACGATGGGTACGAACATGACCCGGCAGGCGCTGGGCTTCTACGCCGCGAACCACCCCATCCGGATGGAGTCCCGGGGTCACCTGCTGTACTACCCGCACCGACCGCTCGTGAAGACCAGAGGTACGGAAGCTTTCGACTACGACGAGCGGCCGGCCGGCCAGAACATGATCGTCGCCGTGCTCACGTACGAGGGTTACAACATGGAGGACGCCATCATCATGAACGAGTCCGCGATCGAGCGCGGTCTGGCTAGGTCGTTCTTCTTCAAGACGTTCGAAGACGAGGCACGGACGTATCCGGGCGGGATGAAGGACAAGTTCTGCATCCCGGAGAAGGAGGTGCGTGGATACCGGTCCGAGGACGCGTACAAGCACCTGGGAGAGGATGGACTGGCGGAGGTCGGGGAGCGCGTCGAGGGTCGTGACGTGATCATCGGGAAGACGAGCCCGCCGCGCTTCCTGGAGGAATTCCGACCGGAGGAACTGCCGGCGGAGGAGAGGCGTGAGTCCTCCACGGCCATCCGGCACACCGACTCCGGTATCGTGGACTCCGTGATCATCACCGAGACCAGCGACGGACACAAGCTGGTGAAGGTGAGGATCAGGGACGAGCGGGTGCCGGAGCTCGGTGACAAGTTCTCCTCACGGCACGGTCAGAAAGGAGTCATCGGGATGATCGTCCCGGAGGAGGACATGCCGTTCACCGAGGACGGGATCACACCGGACCTGATACTCAACCCGCACGCGCTACCGTCGCGTGAGACCATGGCCCACATTCTGGAGACGCTCGCGGGTAAGGCGGCGGCACTGAGCGGGAAGAGGATCGACGGTTCCGCGTTCACCTCGAACCCGAAGGAGGCCTACGAGGAGATCAAGAAGATGCTCCGCGAGCTGGGGTTCGAGCCCACCGGTAAGGAGGTCATGTACGACGGCCGTACCGGGCAGAAGCTCGAAGCGGAGGTCTTCATCGGAGTGTGCCTGTACCGGAAGCTGTACCACATGGTGAAGGACAAGTACCACGCGAGATCGCGCGGTCCTGTGCAGGTACTCACCAGGCAGCCGACGGAAGGAAGGGCCCGGGAGGGCGGTCTCAGGTTCGGAGAGATGGAACGCGACGACCTCGTGGCTTGGGGCGCCTCATTGTTCCTGAAAGAGAGGCTGCTCGACGAGTCCGACAAGTACGAGGCGTACATTTGCCCGAACTGCGGAGAGCTGTGTTACGTGCACGCCGCGACGGGTAAGACGATCTGTCCCATCTGCGGCGAGGTGCGGGCTGACCGCGTCGAGATGTCGTACGCGTTCAAGATTCTGCTGGACGAGCTGAAGTCGTTCTGCATGGACGCCGTGCTGGAAGTCGGCTCGCTGTCCGAACGGGAGGAGGGTGAGGAGGAATGA
- a CDS encoding DNA-directed RNA polymerase subunit B'', producing the protein MAEPVKSLSEEDYLALLEGYLRRNEELLGDVKTHPLIAHHFLSYHWLIDEGLQQLIEQMEPIEPEVEGASYRIEFERIEVGEPSSIEPDGARRKIYPMEARLRNMLYSAPLYAEIVMYEDGEEVERDNVYVGELPVMVRSKVCNTYGLSEEELIEVGEDPKDPGGYFIINGSERVLMSLEDIAPNRRVNEKIRERGVLDEVRSRVYSRGERYRGPVDVIDRKGRLVIDMPAVYRKFPVVILLRALGLTEEEIMEGVGPEFATIMAEQMRVLVKEEIGSQEDALEYIGRLSRPDESREERIKRGKEVLAKYFLPHIAEVDDLDDDEKLKEVFRKKADEVLKMVREVLELKYRRVKVKSVRDRDHYANKRIKLAGDLLYEAYEYAFQQLAREMRYQFERAYSRGREPTIRYIVRPDKVTDHIRSCMSTGTWRTGHYRPRTGVSQILERYTWMSTMSHLRRIRAATELGVGKWSIPKEARYLHPTHMGRLCPNETPEGANCGAIKNLALYAEVVHKDADEDEVIEILEEIGLETE; encoded by the coding sequence ATGGCCGAACCCGTCAAGTCTCTGAGTGAGGAGGATTATTTGGCGTTATTGGAGGGTTATTTACGTAGAAACGAGGAACTCCTGGGCGATGTAAAGACGCACCCACTCATCGCCCATCACTTCCTATCCTATCACTGGTTGATAGACGAGGGCCTGCAACAGCTGATCGAGCAGATGGAACCGATCGAACCGGAAGTGGAGGGAGCCAGCTACCGAATCGAGTTCGAGAGGATCGAGGTGGGAGAACCCTCCTCGATAGAGCCGGACGGCGCGCGTCGGAAGATCTACCCGATGGAGGCACGCCTGAGGAACATGCTCTATTCCGCGCCCCTGTACGCGGAGATCGTAATGTACGAGGACGGGGAGGAGGTCGAGCGGGACAACGTCTACGTCGGCGAGCTTCCGGTGATGGTCCGGTCGAAGGTGTGTAACACCTACGGCCTGTCGGAGGAGGAGCTGATCGAAGTCGGCGAGGATCCGAAGGATCCGGGCGGCTACTTCATCATCAACGGGTCGGAACGCGTGCTGATGTCCCTAGAGGATATCGCGCCGAACCGACGGGTGAACGAGAAGATCCGGGAGCGTGGTGTACTGGACGAGGTTCGTTCCAGGGTGTACTCCCGGGGCGAGCGGTACCGCGGTCCCGTGGACGTCATCGACCGGAAGGGTCGCCTGGTCATCGATATGCCGGCCGTGTACCGGAAGTTCCCCGTGGTGATCCTATTACGGGCGCTGGGACTGACCGAGGAGGAGATCATGGAGGGCGTCGGTCCCGAGTTCGCCACGATCATGGCGGAGCAGATGAGGGTACTCGTGAAGGAGGAAATCGGCAGCCAGGAGGACGCGCTGGAGTACATCGGCAGGTTGTCGAGACCCGACGAGAGCCGCGAGGAGCGAATTAAGCGGGGTAAGGAGGTACTGGCCAAGTACTTCCTACCGCACATCGCCGAGGTCGACGACCTGGACGACGATGAGAAGCTGAAGGAGGTCTTCCGGAAGAAGGCCGACGAGGTCCTCAAGATGGTGCGCGAGGTGCTGGAGCTGAAGTACCGGAGGGTCAAGGTGAAGAGCGTCCGTGACCGCGACCATTACGCGAACAAGCGGATCAAGCTGGCGGGTGACCTACTGTACGAGGCTTACGAGTACGCGTTCCAGCAGCTGGCCCGCGAGATGAGGTATCAGTTCGAGCGCGCGTACTCCCGGGGTCGTGAGCCCACTATCCGGTACATCGTGCGTCCGGACAAGGTCACGGACCACATCCGCAGCTGTATGTCGACCGGTACCTGGAGGACCGGCCACTACCGGCCCAGAACCGGAGTCTCCCAGATTCTCGAGCGGTATACCTGGATGTCCACCATGTCGCACTTGCGGAGGATCAGGGCCGCTACGGAGCTGGGTGTGGGTAAGTGGTCGATCCCGAAGGAGGCTCGTTACCTGCATCCGACGCACATGGGCCGGTTGTGCCCGAACGAGACCCCCGAGGGGGCCAACTGTGGTGCGATCAAGAACCTGGCCCTGTACGCCGAGGTCGTTCACAAAGACGCGGATGAGGACGAGGTGATCGAAATCCTGGAGGAGATCGGGCTCGAAACCGAGTAA
- a CDS encoding DNA-directed RNA polymerase subunit H, with amino-acid sequence MAERLDPDVVLNHVLVPKHEVIDDEEEIEKILEELGVEKDDLPRIHTNDPVVVALSEKLGKRIKPGSLVKIVRDSPTAGKTVVYRVVTNPPE; translated from the coding sequence ATGGCGGAGCGGTTGGATCCGGACGTGGTGTTGAACCACGTGCTCGTGCCGAAGCACGAGGTCATCGACGACGAGGAGGAGATCGAGAAGATACTCGAGGAGCTCGGGGTGGAGAAGGACGACCTGCCGAGGATCCACACGAACGACCCCGTGGTCGTGGCGCTGAGCGAGAAACTCGGCAAGCGGATCAAGCCCGGGAGTCTGGTTAAAATCGTCCGAGACAGCCCGACCGCGGGTAAGACCGTGGTGTACCGGGTCGTGACCAATCCGCCCGAGTAG
- a CDS encoding AAA family ATPase, producing the protein MIERVKIENLRSHSSTEIEFREGINVLVGPNGAGKTTVLEAITLALFPRTFRSYDHMIREGERRAVVEVVFWGADGHKYKVRREFYRGGGQRNPRLYREEGDGWKVVASGRAEDVDREVMNALGGVDRDVFREAVYIRQGEIAKLVEATREERKRIVDRTLGLAEFKKAREQAHELLRVAEAKLETFRERVRDLKGSKKELKRVERELEELKREVKELEPEVEELKERLNELREAKREFERLEGELRLLENKIESLKGRRDDLRKLVEEGKEAERELQRLGDVPSKVRELENEEAELRRRIEELRNLLDDLRSLRNRLESAEEELEGVKRELEELKDEAGVDPERLVEFKDKIVEASERLRDLRREEELKRKLEKVSDELSELGDREETLQSEYEELQERLDEIQGELKEIRVKEKELLERIESLREAEGECPVCLRKLPRERAEKLLRDAEKELERLQGREEDLRKERRELKDRLESVRRELEGTKERMWRLRERREELERELEEIEELKEELADLSRELGVEEDRLPELRDLAVRAESLLRDLERRRGDVLRLEKELERTLDRCEKVIGRTPSGVEDVEEELRRLEEERDHVGQKLREAEGELERYHNLEEKVKRAREARKELKRIERDLEDAKGRLEQVERNLEGLRERYGSEDRLEEELESVEKKYERVRDKLSEVKGRLNGMEKRREELKKQVRKYREAKERKERLERVVEVLSLCKEVFRYSRDVAREKVLPAVEREASKILQDLSDRYGSLRIEDDGAVIRVSVPGGHFIEADRMSGGEKIIIGLALRLALAMVGSSFAPFIMLDEPTVHLDAEHRERLAQALRELDLGKGRVRQAIVVTHDEELEDAADELWRIENRAGESRVERYSG; encoded by the coding sequence ATGATAGAGCGTGTGAAGATAGAGAACCTGAGGTCCCACAGCAGCACCGAGATCGAGTTCCGCGAGGGCATCAACGTACTCGTAGGTCCGAACGGCGCCGGTAAGACCACCGTGCTGGAGGCCATCACCCTGGCCCTCTTCCCGCGCACGTTCCGGAGCTACGACCACATGATCAGGGAGGGCGAGCGCAGGGCCGTGGTGGAAGTCGTGTTCTGGGGCGCGGACGGGCACAAGTACAAGGTGCGGCGCGAGTTCTACCGGGGCGGTGGGCAGAGGAACCCGAGACTGTACAGGGAGGAGGGTGACGGTTGGAAGGTCGTGGCCTCGGGGCGGGCCGAGGACGTCGACCGAGAGGTCATGAACGCGCTGGGTGGAGTGGACCGGGACGTGTTCCGGGAGGCGGTGTACATCAGGCAGGGTGAGATCGCGAAGCTCGTGGAAGCGACGCGGGAGGAGAGGAAGAGGATCGTCGACAGGACGCTCGGGTTGGCGGAGTTCAAGAAGGCCCGCGAGCAGGCACACGAGCTGCTCCGGGTGGCGGAAGCCAAGCTCGAGACCTTCCGCGAGCGCGTCCGCGACCTGAAGGGGTCGAAGAAGGAGCTCAAGAGGGTCGAGCGGGAGCTCGAGGAGCTGAAACGAGAGGTGAAGGAGCTGGAGCCCGAGGTCGAGGAGCTTAAGGAGCGACTGAACGAGCTGCGCGAGGCGAAGAGAGAGTTCGAGAGGCTGGAAGGCGAGCTACGACTGCTTGAGAACAAGATCGAGAGCCTTAAGGGACGTCGTGACGATCTCCGGAAGCTGGTCGAAGAAGGAAAGGAAGCCGAGAGGGAGCTGCAGAGACTGGGTGATGTTCCTTCCAAAGTACGTGAGCTCGAGAACGAGGAGGCGGAACTACGGAGACGCATCGAGGAGCTGAGGAACCTCCTGGACGACCTCCGCAGTCTCCGGAACAGGTTGGAGTCCGCCGAGGAGGAACTCGAAGGTGTGAAGCGGGAGCTCGAGGAGCTGAAGGATGAAGCCGGGGTCGATCCGGAGCGTCTGGTGGAGTTCAAAGACAAGATCGTGGAGGCTTCCGAACGGTTACGTGACCTGAGGCGTGAAGAGGAGCTCAAGAGGAAGCTGGAGAAAGTCTCCGACGAGTTAAGCGAGCTGGGGGACCGGGAGGAGACGCTGCAGAGCGAGTACGAGGAGCTCCAAGAGCGTCTCGACGAGATCCAAGGGGAACTGAAGGAGATTAGGGTCAAAGAGAAGGAGCTCCTGGAACGCATCGAGAGTCTCAGGGAGGCCGAGGGCGAGTGTCCCGTCTGCCTCCGGAAACTGCCACGAGAGCGCGCCGAGAAGTTGTTGCGTGATGCGGAGAAGGAGCTCGAACGTCTTCAAGGGCGTGAGGAGGATCTACGGAAGGAACGGAGAGAGCTGAAAGATAGGCTCGAGTCGGTTAGGAGGGAGTTGGAGGGTACCAAGGAAAGGATGTGGCGTCTTAGGGAGCGTCGTGAGGAGCTCGAGCGGGAGTTGGAGGAGATCGAGGAGCTCAAGGAGGAACTCGCGGACTTATCGCGCGAGCTGGGTGTGGAAGAAGATCGGTTACCCGAGCTGCGCGATCTGGCCGTGAGGGCGGAGAGTCTGCTGAGAGACCTGGAGCGTCGGCGCGGGGACGTGCTCCGGCTGGAGAAGGAACTGGAACGTACGCTGGACCGTTGCGAGAAAGTAATCGGAAGAACGCCGAGCGGTGTGGAAGACGTCGAAGAGGAGCTACGACGCCTCGAGGAGGAGCGAGATCACGTAGGGCAGAAGCTCCGAGAGGCGGAGGGGGAGCTCGAACGTTATCACAACCTGGAGGAGAAGGTGAAGAGGGCTCGGGAAGCCCGTAAGGAGTTGAAGAGGATCGAACGAGATCTCGAAGATGCTAAGGGTAGGTTAGAGCAAGTGGAGCGTAATCTCGAGGGGTTACGGGAACGCTACGGGTCCGAGGATCGACTGGAGGAGGAACTCGAGAGCGTCGAAAAGAAGTACGAGAGGGTCAGGGATAAGCTGAGCGAGGTCAAAGGAAGGCTGAACGGAATGGAAAAACGCAGAGAAGAGTTGAAGAAACAGGTGCGGAAGTACCGGGAGGCGAAGGAGCGCAAGGAGAGGTTGGAGCGGGTCGTGGAGGTGCTCAGTCTCTGCAAGGAGGTGTTCAGATATTCCCGTGACGTCGCCAGGGAGAAGGTGCTGCCCGCCGTGGAGCGGGAGGCCTCGAAGATCCTGCAGGATCTCTCGGACCGGTACGGATCGTTGAGGATCGAGGACGACGGGGCCGTGATACGGGTCTCCGTGCCGGGTGGTCATTTCATAGAGGCCGACCGGATGAGCGGTGGGGAAAAAATTATAATCGGGCTGGCGCTGCGCCTGGCGCTCGCCATGGTGGGGTCGAGCTTCGCCCCCTTCATAATGTTAGACGAGCCGACGGTGCACTTGGACGCGGAACACCGGGAGCGATTAGCGCAAGCCTTAAGAGAGCTGGATCTGGGCAAGGGGCGCGTACGCCAAGCCATCGTCGTCACCCACGACGAGGAGCTCGAGGACGCCGCGGACGAGCTTTGGAGGATAGAGAACCGGGCCGGCGAATCCCGAGTAGAACGATACTCCGGGTAA
- a CDS encoding DNA repair exonuclease, with product MAHVADVHLGHALMNLRSREEAVMETFERLMEEVRECSVDVLVIAGDLFEHARPKTEALYLAVEKLSELKEDGVEIVATAGNHEIRRRKGAVSPISVLERMGLVRHLYYSERRPERHRYTATFDGVRVTFHGLQYLPKNSFVERAKVIRAKYRPDPEADVNVAIFHQALPGTIPDESEIVEPAYFPEGHDYYAMGHVHVPSREEKIHGSPAPYPGSPEPLTFLEVKDERGAHKRRGFFLVEFDRGGLVEYEFVEVEWSRELSVVEVSGERWEEELRRRVRRGQIVKVVAKDTGASPEEVEKVAIEAGADRCVVELRERRREVEEGDETEGPLDLEGIIREGVKRARAATLTRVDVPDDVVVEVALEILRGVREDNPPDLGDVEGIVAGEPPSEGSEESSEEPEESDGEEVGLEVEEVKVESRGTSSEGMSRAGSKLGSSGRPSLDRWIG from the coding sequence ATGGCCCACGTGGCGGACGTCCACCTGGGCCACGCCCTGATGAACCTGCGGTCCCGAGAGGAGGCCGTGATGGAGACGTTCGAGCGGCTGATGGAGGAGGTTCGCGAGTGCTCCGTGGACGTCCTCGTGATCGCCGGCGATCTCTTCGAGCACGCGCGGCCCAAGACCGAGGCCCTATACCTGGCCGTGGAGAAGCTCTCGGAGCTGAAGGAGGACGGCGTCGAGATCGTCGCGACCGCGGGCAACCACGAGATCCGCCGGCGGAAAGGGGCCGTTTCTCCTATCTCCGTATTGGAGCGGATGGGATTGGTCCGACACCTCTACTACTCGGAACGGCGCCCGGAGAGGCACCGGTACACGGCCACCTTCGACGGCGTACGCGTGACGTTCCACGGGCTCCAGTACCTGCCGAAGAACTCGTTCGTGGAGAGGGCGAAGGTCATCAGGGCCAAGTACAGGCCGGATCCCGAGGCGGACGTCAACGTGGCGATCTTCCATCAGGCCCTACCCGGGACGATCCCCGACGAGTCCGAGATCGTGGAACCCGCGTACTTCCCGGAGGGGCACGATTACTACGCGATGGGACACGTCCACGTCCCGAGTCGTGAGGAGAAGATCCACGGGAGTCCGGCGCCCTACCCCGGGAGTCCCGAGCCGCTGACGTTCCTGGAGGTCAAGGACGAGCGCGGTGCGCACAAGCGGCGCGGTTTCTTCCTCGTGGAGTTCGACCGGGGCGGGCTCGTCGAGTACGAGTTCGTCGAGGTGGAGTGGAGCCGCGAGCTCTCGGTCGTGGAGGTCAGTGGCGAGCGCTGGGAGGAGGAGCTGCGTCGAAGGGTCAGACGGGGACAGATCGTGAAGGTGGTGGCCAAGGACACGGGTGCGTCCCCGGAGGAGGTCGAGAAGGTCGCCATCGAGGCCGGGGCCGATCGGTGCGTGGTGGAGCTCCGGGAGCGGAGGCGCGAGGTCGAGGAAGGCGACGAGACCGAGGGGCCGCTGGACCTCGAGGGTATAATCCGAGAGGGTGTGAAGCGGGCCAGGGCCGCGACCCTGACCCGCGTGGACGTGCCGGACGATGTGGTGGTCGAGGTGGCGCTGGAGATCCTGAGGGGCGTCCGGGAGGACAACCCTCCCGACCTGGGGGACGTCGAAGGTATCGTCGCGGGAGAACCCCCGTCGGAAGGTTCGGAGGAGTCCTCGGAAGAGCCAGAAGAATCCGATGGAGAGGAGGTAGGTCTCGAGGTGGAGGAGGTGAAGGTCGAGAGCCGTGGGACGTCGTCCGAAGGGATGAGTCGTGCGGGATCGAAGCTCGGGTCCTCCGGCCGACCCTCCCTGGATCGCTGGATCGGGTGA